From Streptomyces chrestomyceticus JCM 4735, one genomic window encodes:
- a CDS encoding tetratricopeptide repeat protein: MRAGVRAGEGGGAAAGISAQPAGASQAAVAAQAAVPAQVAYEVTSATGPQTMSGGAEALAGPAFTTSAGSAVGSASGVAAVTPGSVRGAPVLRPLDTGLAVLALPVPRVDPADPNAGFLAGLLAAAPAELLGALRAAPADTMETRLRRLRAHLELGDGAAALRELRAVETEPGQGWDEDWRVVWYRGLVALTNDDRETAALSFDAMYDAFPGEPAPKLALAVCAEVLGQLDNAAEYYRLVWATDHSYVSAAFGLARVRLAAGDRAGAVATLESVPESSIHYTAARIAAVRARLRQRPAHDALLEDLRSAAGQVERLADSGLDAERREQLTTEVLGCALDWVLSGSRGAEQQGRTLPSGARGPGSGGAAARPGLLGSALDERGLRLGLERSFRLLARLAQRGEERIELVERANRFRPRTWV, translated from the coding sequence GTGAGGGCGGGTGTACGTGCGGGTGAGGGCGGTGGTGCGGCGGCCGGCATCTCCGCGCAGCCGGCCGGCGCCTCCCAGGCCGCTGTAGCCGCGCAGGCCGCTGTTCCCGCGCAGGTCGCGTACGAAGTCACGTCGGCCACCGGGCCGCAGACGATGAGCGGCGGCGCCGAAGCGTTGGCCGGGCCTGCCTTCACCACGTCCGCCGGGAGCGCTGTCGGAAGCGCTTCCGGGGTGGCGGCCGTGACGCCCGGCAGCGTGCGCGGCGCGCCCGTTCTCCGTCCGCTCGACACCGGCCTCGCCGTCCTCGCCCTGCCCGTACCGCGCGTCGACCCCGCCGACCCGAACGCGGGTTTCCTGGCCGGCCTGCTGGCCGCCGCCCCCGCCGAGTTGCTCGGCGCCCTGCGCGCGGCCCCCGCCGACACCATGGAAACCCGGCTGCGCAGGCTGCGGGCCCACCTGGAGCTGGGGGACGGCGCGGCGGCCCTGCGCGAACTGCGCGCCGTCGAGACGGAGCCCGGCCAGGGCTGGGACGAGGACTGGCGGGTGGTCTGGTACCGCGGCCTGGTGGCGCTGACGAACGACGACCGCGAGACGGCGGCCCTGTCGTTCGACGCGATGTACGACGCCTTCCCCGGCGAGCCGGCGCCGAAGCTGGCGCTCGCCGTCTGCGCCGAGGTGCTGGGGCAACTGGACAACGCGGCGGAGTACTACCGGCTGGTGTGGGCCACCGACCACAGTTACGTCAGCGCGGCGTTCGGGCTGGCCCGGGTACGGCTGGCGGCCGGCGACCGGGCCGGGGCCGTGGCCACCCTGGAATCCGTACCGGAGTCCTCCATTCACTACACTGCGGCGCGCATCGCGGCCGTCCGGGCCCGGCTGCGGCAACGTCCCGCCCACGACGCACTGCTGGAGGATCTGCGGTCGGCGGCCGGGCAGGTCGAGCGGCTGGCGGACTCCGGGCTGGACGCGGAGCGCCGCGAACAACTGACGACCGAAGTGCTGGGCTGTGCCCTCGACTGGGTACTCTCCGGTAGCCGCGGTGCCGAGCAGCAGGGGCGTACATTGCCGTCCGGGGCCCGCGGCCCCGGTTCCGGCGGCGCCGCCGCCCGGCCCGGTCTGCTCGGCAGCGCACTGGACGAACGCGGCCTGCGGCTCGGCCTGGAGCGGTCGTTCAGACTGCTCGCCCGGCTGGCGCAGCGCGGCGAGGAAAGGATCGAGCTGGTGGAACGGGCCAACCGCTTCCGCCCCAGGACGTGGGTGTGA
- a CDS encoding PP2C family protein-serine/threonine phosphatase → MERELPGVAAVTDRGHRHHRNEDFFAVAEGTLPDGSPAVLAIVCDGVSSASRPDDASAAASGVAARSLLAALPGGTHPQRAMHDAILAAAKSVNALAAAPNQAQQHDPYRQQNAPACTFVGAVVGGGLLVIGWVGDSRAYWVPDDRSAPAVRLTEDDSWAAQMVANNLMSEAEAYADDRAHAITGWLGADAYELEPHTASFKPDGPGVVVVCTDGLWNYAEAAEQLAAVLPGDAHDRPLHSARTLVAHALAGGGHDNVTVAVVPFPAPSGRAGSA, encoded by the coding sequence ATGGAGCGGGAGCTGCCGGGCGTGGCGGCGGTCACCGACCGGGGCCACCGCCACCACCGCAACGAGGACTTCTTCGCGGTCGCCGAAGGAACGCTGCCGGACGGCTCGCCCGCCGTACTCGCCATCGTCTGCGACGGCGTCTCCTCCGCCTCGCGGCCCGACGACGCGTCCGCCGCCGCCTCCGGAGTCGCCGCGCGGTCACTGCTGGCCGCCCTGCCCGGCGGTACACACCCGCAGCGGGCCATGCACGACGCGATCCTCGCCGCCGCCAAGTCCGTCAACGCCCTGGCCGCCGCGCCCAACCAGGCCCAGCAGCACGACCCGTACCGCCAGCAGAACGCTCCCGCCTGCACCTTCGTCGGCGCGGTGGTCGGCGGTGGGCTGCTCGTCATCGGCTGGGTCGGCGACAGCCGCGCGTACTGGGTCCCCGACGACCGCAGCGCGCCCGCCGTCCGCCTCACCGAGGACGACTCCTGGGCGGCGCAGATGGTCGCCAACAACCTGATGTCGGAGGCGGAGGCGTACGCGGACGACCGGGCGCACGCCATCACGGGCTGGCTCGGCGCCGACGCGTACGAACTGGAACCGCACACCGCTTCCTTCAAGCCCGACGGACCGGGTGTAGTGGTGGTGTGCACGGACGGGCTGTGGAACTACGCGGAGGCCGCGGAGCAACTGGCCGCGGTGCTGCCGGGGGACGCGCACGACCGGCCGCTGCACAGCGCACGGACCCTGGTCGCCCA